Proteins from one Telopea speciosissima isolate NSW1024214 ecotype Mountain lineage chromosome 1, Tspe_v1, whole genome shotgun sequence genomic window:
- the LOC122653556 gene encoding transcription factor MYB86-like, producing MGHHSCCNQEKGKKVYWSPEEDEKLAEYIKVHGSGCWSEVPEKAGLQRCGQSCRLRWVNYLRPNIKRDRFTPEEEKLIISLHGVVGNRWADIAKHLPGRTNNDIKNHWNAWTKKKIRKPPTNQAAAMATLVASNPELTQPGYASNPLNLVNQELMTKAPIQETLFSSQLPPPPPPAPPSTFTDPTMYSSSLTASENMEEDDELGLEFLLEPHSCPSLLFWDQPFEPQMCGERIAPASSNAASML from the exons ATGGGTCACCATTCTTGCTGCAACcaggagaaggggaagaaggtcTACTGGTCCCCTGAGGAAGATGAAAAGCTAGCTGAGTACATAAAAGTCCATGGATCTGGTTGTTGGAGTGAAGTCCCAGAGAAAGCag GGCTTCAAAGATGTGGTCAAAGCTGTCGCTTGAGATGGGTCAACTATTTGAGGCCAAATATCAAGAGAGACAGGTTTACCCCAGAGGAGGAGAAGCTCATTATCAGCCTGCATGGTGTTGTAGGAAACAG GTGGGCTGACATTGCAAAACACTTACCTGGGAGAACAAACAATGACATAAAGAACCACTGGAACGCATGgacgaagaagaaaataaggaagCCACCAACAAACCAAGCAGCAGCCATGGCAACACTTGTAGCATCGAATCCAGAGCTAACGCAACCGGGTTACGCCTCAAATCCACTCAACTTAGTGAATCAAGAACTGATGACAAAGGCACCAATTCAAGAAACACTATTTTCTTCTCAacttcctccacctcctccacctgcCCCTCCTTCGACATTTACAGATCCTACCATGTACTCAAGTTCTTTGACAGCTTCGGAGAACATGGAAGAGGATGATGAACTGGGGTTGGAATTCTTGCTTGAGCCTCACTCATGCCCAAGCTTACTATTTTGGGACCAACCCTTTGAACCACAGATGTGTGGGGAAAGAATTGCACCTGCATCTTCAAATGCTGCTTCTATGCTATGA
- the LOC122643846 gene encoding MADS-box protein GGM13-like — MGRGKIEIKRIENSTNRQVTFSKRRGGLLKKAHELSVLCDAQLGLIVFSTTGKMYEYCSSHSSMQQIIERFQKVSGTRIQEYDNKQIYNELTKMRTDTDKLQASMRHFYGEDLASLPYNDLHQLEETLENSVSKIRARKNQLLQQQLDNLRRKEQILQDQNSHLYRCIQDLEQHQQAVMEQQKSMEQPLLDMGLYGDDLGRNMLHLSPLSPQFHPNRLQPTQPNLQEVSLPRHGLQL, encoded by the exons ATGGGGAGAGGAAAGATAGAGATCAAAAGGATTGAGAATTCAACAAACAGGCAAGTAACCTTCTCAAAGCGCAGAGGAGGATTGTTGAAGAAGGCTCATGAGCTTTCTGTTCTATGTGATGCCCAGTTGGGGCTTATTGTTTTCTCTACCACTGGAAAGATGTATGAATACTGCAGCTCCCATTCTAG TATGCAGCAAATCATAGAAAGGTTCCAAAAAGTCTCAGGAACTCGTATTCAAGAGTATGATAACAAG CAAATATATAATGAGCTGACAAAGATGAGAACTGACACTGATAAGCTTCAGGCAAGCATGAGACATTTCTATGGAGAAGATTTGGCATCTTTACCATATAATGACTTGCATCAGCTTGAAGAAACACTAGAGAACTCTGTTAGCAAAATTCGAGCCAGGAAG AACCAGCTATTGCAACAACAGCTTGACAACCTTCGTAGAAAG GAGCAAATCTTACAGGATCAGAACAGCCACTTGTACCGTTGT ATTCAAGATCTGGAGCAGCACCAACAAGCAGTGATGGAACAACAGAAGAGCATGGAGCAGCCATTATTAGATATGGGGCTTTATGGAGATGATTTGGGGAGAAACATGCTTCATCTCTCCCCTCTTTCCCCTCAGTTTCACCCTAACCGTCTTCAGCCCACTCAGCCTAATCTGCAGGAAGTTAGTCTCCCACGCCATGGTTTGCAGCTTTG A